The Panicum hallii strain FIL2 chromosome 9, PHallii_v3.1, whole genome shotgun sequence genome has a window encoding:
- the LOC112875539 gene encoding ethylene-overproduction protein 1-like, whose translation MTNNFLTTIKSLKLIEGCKAAQLYALSSLGPVSTSGSGDAGGSGRPQPPPPPKTISLRSGSLYYPHAAPSTSGAFTPEHHLPCGLPVADALEPTLDACLRPVDHVGALAASFRRVSAATAGGDDDLCDAYLEQHALFQSIGDARLLRRSLRAARVHADDPHRRVVLAAWLRYERREDELDPAPPPLAPCTATTPLLECPRAAVFASVSSGVEPVCPCRRPPPTPATPPPQRLRRNTSGAVSEMSEEEEPETNDLWFIIGEEEVACERSCIAALSKPLNTLLYGGFAEAQRDRIDFSRDGITARGMRAVAAYSRHGQVDDFPPDIISQLLAFANKFCCDGLKAACDNKLASMVRGVDDAHSLIEVGLEEASHLLVASCLQAFLRELPKSLTNPDIARLLCTPEGRECLDIAGNASFALYYFLSYVAMEQNLKSNTTVMLLERLNECAELPWQKQLALHQLGCVMLARGEFEDAQEWFEAAVAEGHVYSLAGEARAKYKRGHKYAAYKLMNSVVGDYEEPAGWMYQERSLYCVGKEKQSDLQSATELDPTMTFPYKYRACALLEEDNAASAIAEISKVIGFKMATDCLELRAWFYLALEEYELAVQDVRAILTLDPGYMMFHGRMHGEQLIELLRGQVQLWDMADCWMQLYDRWSAVDDIGSLAVVQQMLSREPGNSSLRFRQSLLLLRLNCQKAAMRSLRYARNSSVHEHERLVYEGWILYDSGHRDEALAKAEQSISLQRSFEAFFLKAYALGDSSLDTESSLSVVQLLEHANSCASDNLRKGQAYNNMGSIFVDCDMLDEAAECYGIALNIKHTRAHQGLARVHYLKNRKQAAFDEMTKLVQIATNSASAYEKRSEYGERDAAKNDLNTATLLDPTRTYPYRYRAAVLMDENKEEEAIAELSGAIAFKPDLQLLHLRAAFFDSMGDTASTMRDCEAALCLDPTNGDTLELYSKASARAEPES comes from the exons ATGACCAATAACTTCCTCACGACGATAAAGAGCCTCAAGCTGATCGAGGGGTGCAAGGCCGCGCAACTATACGCTTTAAGCTCCCTCGGGCCGGTCTCCACCTCCGGCTCAGGGGATGCGGGCGGGAGCGGCAGGCCccagcccccgcccccgcccaagACCATCTCGCTGCGGTCGGGTTCGCTGTACTACCCGCACGCGGCGCCGTCCACGTCGGGGGCCTTCACGCCCGAGCACCACCTGCCTTGCGGCCTCCCGGTGGCCGACGCGCTCGAGCCGACCCTGGACGCGTGCCTGCGCCCCGTCGACCACGTCGGCGCGCTCGCCGCGTCGTTCCGGCGGGTTTCGGCCGCCACGGCGGGGGGCGACGACGACCTCTGCGACGCGTACCTGGAGCAGCACGCGCTGTTCCAGTCGATCGGCGACGCACGGCTGCTCCGGCGGTCGCTGCGGGCCGCACGCGTCCACGCGGACGACCCGCACCGGCGCGTCGTGCTCGCCGCGTGGCTCCGGTACGAGCGCCGCGAGGACGAGCTcgacccggcgccgccgccgctcgcgccctgCACCGCGACGACACCGCTGCTCGAGTGCCCCCGCGCCGCGGTCTTCGCCAGCGTGTCCTCTGGCGTGGAACCGGTCTGCCcgtgccgccgcccaccgcctaCTCCCGCCACCCCTCCACCCCAACGCCTGAGGCGCAACACGTCGGGCGCCGTCTCCGAGAtgagcgaggaggaggagccggagaCCAATGACCTATGGTTCATCAtcggcgaggaggaggtggcgTGCGAGCGCTCGTGTATCGCCGCGCTCTCCAAGCCGCTCAACACGCTCCTCTACGGCGGGTTCGCCGAGGCGCAGCGCGACCGGATCGATTTCTCCCGCGACGGCATCACGGCGCGCGGCAtgcgcgccgtcgccgcctacAGCCGCCACGGCCAAGTCGACGACTTCCCGCCCGACATCATCTCCCAGCTCCTCGCCTTCGCCAACAAGTTCTGCTGCGACGGTCTGAAGGCAGCCTGCGACAACAAGCTCGCATCCATGGTTCGCGGCGTCGACGACGCCCACTCCCTCATCGAGGTCGGCCTCGAGGAGGCCtcccacctcctcgtcgcctcCTGCCTTCAGGCCTTCCTGCGGGAGCTCCCCAAGTCGCTCACCAACCCGGACATCGCGCGCCTGCTCTGCACCCCGGAGGGCCGGGAGTGCCTTGACATTGCCGGTAACGCGTCCTTCGCGCTGTACTACTTCCTCTCGTACGTCGCCATGGAGCAGAACCTGAAGTCGAACACCACGGTGATGTTGTTGGAGAGGCTGAATGAGTGCGCGGAGCTTCCATGGCAGAAGCAGCTGGCACTGCACCAGCTGGGGTGCGTGATGCTGGCGCGCGGCGAGTTCGAGGACGCGCAGGAGTGGTTTGAGGCCGCCGTCGCCGAGGGCCATGTCTACTCGCTCGCCGGGGAGGCGCGCGCCAAGTACAAGCGCGGGCACAAGTACGCCGCGTACAAGCTGATGAACAGCGTCGTCGGCGACTACGAGGAGCCCGCCGGATGGATGTACCAGGAGCGGTCGCTGTACTGCGTCGGCAAGGAGAAGCAGTCCGATCTCCAGTCGGCGACGGAGCTTGACCCGACGATGACGTTTCCATACAAGTACCGTGCCTGCGCATTGCTGGAGGAGGACAACGCGGCGTCGGCGATCGCGGAGATCAGCAAGGTGATCGGTTTCAAGATGGCCACCGATTGCCTTGAGCTCCGGGCGTGGTTCTACCTTGCTCTTGAGGAGTACGAGCTGGCCGTGCAGGATGTCCGGGCGATACTGACGTTGGATCCGGGCTACATGATGTTCCATGGGAGGATGCACGGGGAACAGCTGATTGAGCTCCTCCGGGGGCAGGTGCAGCTGTGGGATATGGCGGATTGCTGGATGCAGCTGTACGATCGGTGGTCGGCGGTGGATGACATCGGCTCTCTAGCAGTTGTGCAGCAGATGCTCAGCAGGGAACCCGGAAACAGCAGCTTGCGGTTTCGACAGTCACTTCTCCTGTTAAG GCTAAATTGTCAGAAGGCGGCCATGCGTAGTCTGAGATATGCACGGAACAGTTCAGTCCACGAGCACGAGAGGCTTGTATATGAAGGATGGATCTTATACGACAGTGGACATCGGGATGAAGCACTAGCCAAGGCTGAGCAGTCGATTAGCCTTCAGAGATCATTCGAAGCCTTCTTCCTGAAGGCGTATGCTTTGGGAGATTCTAGCCTGGACACGGAATCTTCGCTCTCCGTCGTGCAGCTTCTGGAGCACGCGAACAGCTGCGCTTCCGACAACCTCCGGAAGGGGCAA GCATACAACAACATGGGGAGCATCTTCGTGGACTGCGACATGCTCGACGAGGCTGCCGAGTGCTACGGCATAGCTCTGAACATAAAGCACACGCGGGCGCATCAGGGCCTGGCGCGCGTCCATTACCTGAAGAACAGGAAGCAGGCCGCGTTCGACGAGATGACCAAGCTCGTGCAGATAGCTACCAACAGCGCGTCGGCGTATGAAAAACGGTCAGAGTACGGCGAGCGCGACGCCGCCAAGAACGACCTGAACACAGCGACGCTTCTGGACCCTACAAGGACTTATCCTTACAGATACAGAGCAGCCG TTCTGATGGACGAGAACAAGGAAGAGGAGGCGATCGCGGAGCTGTCAGGAGCCATAGCCTTCAAGCCGGACCTCCAGCTGCTCCACCTCCGCGCGGCGTTCTTCGACTCCATGGGCGACACGGCGAGCACCATGCGGGACTGCGAGGCGGCGCTCTGCCTGGACCCGACCAACGGCGACACCCTGGAGCTGTACAGCAAAGCCTCCGCCAGGGCCGAGCCGGAGAGCtag
- the LOC112873338 gene encoding uncharacterized protein LOC112873338, with translation MPSRKPAPECASGNWSDGETSTLIDAWGGAHQRRRPRGLRLKDWRAAASAVNAHRAAAGHRFNRTRVQCQTRIRTLKKRYKEELARQPPSGWPHLPRLRAFLAGPDGPPPGFPARAPAPVKLEVKEEEEEEGGGSGLAASWTVPRRPRDAAARSTGFCTAAVVTKLAEVYERVELARIGAEEEKMEMEVQQAMLDVVKVEHRSPAQSPSTRARCTVAEPNFQIRLDAANNASGPRARTGTASQPGTAAGQRRADSTAPDQADGSRSRPTRPARSFVRASKTSCVTAPEPSHPASHRAAPRMHASSAHPPIYTRVRRNHTSQVGAQRHRPTDRSIKRAAQASHAPHGRTHTSGASQPQPPSPPSAGPPARPAAGMPTTRRRPPPPPPAWTPEPWSDGETSALLDAWGPRHLRARGGALRPADWRACAAAVTSRRAADGRAPRTVDQCKNRVDYLKKRLRAERARPKGAPPPPPPVAGWLGRLRALLQLAPSAPPGFAHRLSATMGKVKEEEDDDDEKASGGAPLPRDWPPVPKRPRTAVSLSPLSAASGEHPEGGGRSCTEVAAALDRLAGTYERVEAAKQREATRLEERRLEAMRDLEIERMRLLVDVAVTSSVGLDGPAAAATAGGDF, from the exons ATGCCCAGCCGCAAGCCAGCGCCGGAGTGTGCCTCCGGGAACTGGAGCGACGGCGAGACGTCCACCCTCATCGACGCGTGGGGGGGCgcccaccagcgccgccgcccgcgcggcctCCGCCTGAAGGACTGGCGCGCCGCGGCCAGCGCCGTGAAcgcccaccgcgccgccgcggggcacCGCTTCAACCGCACCCGCGTCCAGTGCCAGACGCGCATCCGCACCCTCAAGAAGCGGTACAAGGAGGAGCTCGCGAGGCAGCCGCCGTCGGGCTGGCCCCACCTCCCCCGGCTCCGCGCGTTCCTGGCCGGCCCCGACGGCCCGCCCCCGGGCTTCCCGGCAAGGGCGCCGGCGCCCGTCAAGCTGGAggtgaaggaggaggaggaggaggaaggcggAGGCAGCGGGCTGGCGGCGAGCTGGACGGTCCCGAGGAGGCCGAGGGATGCAGCCGCGCGGAGTACGGGGTtctgcacggcggcggtggtgaCGAAGCTGGCGGAGGTGTACGAGCGCGTGGAGCTGGCGAGGATCGGCGCCGAGGAGGAGAAGATGGAGATGGAGGTGCAGCAGGCCATGCTGGACGTCGTGAAGGTGGAGCA CCGAAGCCCTGCGCAATCCCCTTCAACCCGCGCGCGGTGCACCGTGGCCGAACCAAACTTCCAAATCCGGCTGGACGCAGCCAACAATG CGTCtgggccgcgcgcgcgcacagGCACGGCGAGCCAACCAGGCACGGCAGCCGGGCAGCGGAGAGCGGACAGCACAGCACCAGACCAAGCCGACGGGAGCCGAAGCCGACCCACCCGGCCAGCCCGATCGTTCGTTCGAGCGAGCAAAACCTCGTGCGTGACCGCACCCGAACCCTCTCACCCTGCGTCGCACCGTGCCGCGCCGCGGATGCACGCATCATCCGCGCACCCACCTATATATACACGCGTCCGACGTAACCACACGAGTCAGGTGGGGGCGCAGCGCCACCGACCAACCGATCGGTCCATCAAACGGGCAGCACAAGCATCACACGCCCCTCACGGCCGCACCCACACCTCTGGAGCCAGCCAGCCACagcctccctctcctccctccgccggcccgcccgcccgccccgccgcgggGATGCCGacgacccgccgccgcccgccgccgcctccgccggcgTGGACACCCGAGCCGTGGAGCGACGGGGAGACGTCCGCGCTGCTCGACGCCTGGGGCCCGCGCCACCTccgcgcccgcggcggcgcgctccgccccgccgactggcgcgcctgcgccgccgccgtcacctcccgccgcgccgcggaCGGGCGCGCGCCGCGCACCGTCGACCAGTGCAAGAACCGCGTCGATTACCTCAAGAAGCGTCTCAGGGCCGAGCGCGCCAGGCCCAAgggggccccgccgccgccgccgccggtcgcgGGGTGGCTCGGCCGCCTCCGCGCGCTGCTGCAACTCGCCCCCTCCGCTCCTCCCGGGTTCGCGCACCGCCTCAGCGCCACGATGGGGAAggtgaaggaggaggaggacgacgacgacgagaagGCGAGCGGCGGGGCTCCTCTGCCCCGCGACTGGCCGCCGGTGCCGAAGCGGCCGAGGACGGCGGTGTCGCTGTCGCCGTTGAGCGCCGCCTCTGGGGAACACCCCGAAggcggcgggaggagctgcaCTGAAGTGGCGGCGGCTCTGGATAGGCTTGCCGGGACTTACGAGCGGGTGGAGGCGGCGAAGCAGAGGGAGGCGACGCGGCTGGAGGAGCGGCGCCTGGAGGCGATGCGCGATCTCGAGATCGAGCGTATGCGCCTACTCGTCGACGTCGCCGTCACCTCCTCCGTCGGTCTcgacggccccgccgccgccgcaaccgCCGGCGGGGACTTCTAG